A genomic stretch from Perognathus longimembris pacificus isolate PPM17 chromosome 5, ASM2315922v1, whole genome shotgun sequence includes:
- the Znf654 gene encoding zinc finger protein 654 isoform X1 — translation MAEEESDQEAERLGEELVAIVESPPGPVGLRAVDDGRGGSGRGSFGGGVGISSRDYCRRFCQVVEDYAGRWQVPLPQLQVLQTALCCFTSASASFPDECEHVQYVLSSLAVSFFELLLFFGRDEFYEEPLKDILGSFQECQNHLRRYGNVNLELVTRIIRDGGPWEDPVLQAVLKAQPASQETVNKYLSSENPLFFELRARYLIACERIPEAMALIKSCINHPEMSKDLYFHQALFTCLFMSPAEDQLFREHLMKTDCKNGIDIICNTEKEGKTMLALQLCESFLIPQLQNGDMYYIWELIFIWSKLQLKSNPSKQVFVDQCYQLLRTATNVRVIFPFMKIIKDEVEEEGLQICVEICGCALQLDLHDDPKTKCLIYKTIAHFLPNDLEILRICALSIFFLERSLEAYHTVEELYKRPDEEYNEGTSCVQNRVRFELLPILKKGLFFDPEFWNFVMIKKNCVALLNDKSAVKFLNESTLENSTGILKKTVEHQGLDEVLDSLIEQSTGETDDLSGAQPKDHINIKKSLTALNTSKVDHNVPRHRCMLCNKEFLGGHIVRHAQAHQKKGSFSCVICGRKFRNRGLMQKHLKNHVKKIQRQQITAAHDQEITALEEINGSSSSISFENGNLGKDMEIETLSTSSDGNKTVISEHMAELTQIPTDVPKDVTENIIENGSPNSLNNLSEPLPQCENDYEDEENEIDYEDDYDLNPETSVLHKINGTVCHPKDVYATDQEGNFKCPALGCVRIFKRIGFLNTHARTTHPTDLNVRQTVMKWSKGKCKFCQRQFEDSQHFIDHLNRHSYPNVYFCLHFNCNESFKLPFQLAQHTKSHRIFQAQCSFPECHELFEDLPLLYEHEAQHYLSKTPESSVQPSESILLDVCTDSKPIHQENDSLSNKPTISLPVSTNKSRKDSTEPKTCIESMEKKTNSLVQNGNEHSDYTVSNTSLIDQKMPDIQPNSENNDLVNGHSETEQTDPALKTDTSRSRTENGSVLPNVVSQDHNPLPVSQASSKPNPTSEHTSYGLILTKPYVRPLPPSYLDERYLSMPKRRKFLNDRVDTCSDSDNIYKKSAKRLRCGKCLTTYCNAEALEAHLAQEKCQTLFGFDSDDESA, via the exons GAGTTTTTTTGAGTTGCTGCTGTTCTTTGGACGAGACGAGTTTTATGAAGAGCCTTTAAAGGATATTCTTGGATCGTTCCAG gaATGCCAGAATCACCTCCGCAGATATGGAAATGTGAATCTGGAACTGGTGACTCGAATCATTAGAGATGGTGGCCCTTGGGAAGACCCAGTGTTGCAAGCTGTTCTTAAAGCTCagccagcttctcaggagacag tgaacAAATATTTAAGTTCTGAAAACCCGCTGTTCTTTGAACTACGTGCCAGATACCTAATTGCCTGTGAACGCATACCTGAAGCAATGGCTCTTATTAAATCATGTATAAATCATCCAGAAATGAGTAAAGACTTGTACTTCCATCAAGCACTCTTCACATGTCTGTTTATGTCACCTGCAGAAGATCAGCTATTCCGGGAG CATTTAATGAAAACTGACTGCAAGAATGGAATTGACATTATCTGTAAtactgagaaagaaggaaagacgaTGTTAGCCTTGCAACTCTGTGAATCCTTTCTTATTCCACAGCTCCAGAATGgggatatgtattatatatg GGAGTTGATTTTCATATGGAGTAAACTACAACTTAAATCTAATCCTTCAAAACAAGTTTTTGTAGATCAATGTTACCAGCTTTTAAGAACAGCAACTAATGTGAGAGTCATATTTCCATTCATGAAAATCATAAAAGATGAG gTTGAAGAAGAAGGCTTGCAAATTTGTGTTGAAATATGTGgatgtgctctacaacttgacctTCATGATGATCCCAAAACTAAGTGTCTAATTTATAAAACAATTGCACATTTTTTGCCAAACGATTTAGAGATTCTCAGGATTTGTGCACTGTCAATATTTTTCCTTGAGCGCTCTTTAGAAGCTTATCATACTGTTGAAGAACTCTATAAGCGTCCAGACGAAGAATATAATGAAGGCACGAGTTGTGTGCAAAATCGTGTTCGTTTTGAATTACTTCCAATTTTGAAAAAGGGATTGTTTTTTGATCCTGAATTTTGGAACTTTGTAATGATTAAGAAAAACTGTGTGGCATTATTGAATGATAAATCTGCAGTAAAATTTCTAAATGAAAGTACACTGGAAAATTCTACAGGTATTCTAAAAAAGACAGTGGAACATCAAGGTTTAGATGAAGTACTTGACTCTCTTATAGAGCAGAGCACTGGAGAGACTGATGATTTATCTGGAGCGCAGCCTAAAGATCATATTAATATAAAGAAAAGCCTTACAGCTCTTAATACTTCCAAAGTAGATCACAATGTCCCAAGGCATCGTTGTATGTTATGTAACAAGGAATTTCTTGGTGGTCACATTGTAAGGCATGCCCAGGCTCATCAGAAAAAAGGCAGTTTCTCATGTGTAATATGTGGTAGGAAGTTTAGAAACAGAGGACTTATgcaaaaacatttaaagaatCACGTTAAGAAAATACAGAGACAGCAAATTACTGCAGCTCATGATCAGGAAATCACTGCTTTGGAAGAAATAAATGGGTCCAGTTCTTCCATTTCATTTGAGAATGGGAATTTGGGTAAGGATATGGAAATAGAGACTTTGTCTACTTCCAGTGATGGAAACAAAACAGTCATCTCTGAACACATGGCTGAATTAACTCAAATTCCCACAGATGTACCAAAAGATGTAACTGAAAACATTATTGAAAATGGCAGTCCTAATTCTTTAAATAACCTCTCAGAACCTTTACCTCAATGTGAGAATGACtatgaagatgaagaaaatgaaattgattATGAAGATGATTATGACCTGAATCCAGAAACTTCAGTACTTCATAAAATCAATGGAACGGTGTGCCATCCGAAAGATGTGTATGCTACAGATCAAGAAGGAAACTTTAAGTGTCCTGCTCTTGGCTGtgtcagaatttttaaaagaattggaTTTCTAAATACACATGCAAGGACTACACATCCAACTGATTTAAATGTACGACAAACAGTAATGAAGTGGAgcaaaggaaaatgcaaattttGCCAAAGGCAATTTGAAGATTCCCAACATTTCATAGATCACCTTAATAGACACAGCTATCCAAATGTGTACTTCTGTTTGCATTTTAATTGCAATGAGTCCTTTAAGCTGCCATTCCAGTTGGCCCAACACACAAAAAGTCACAGGATATTTCAAGCTCAGTGTAGTTTCCCAGAATGCCATGAGCTTTTTGAAGATCTTCCTTTGCTCTATGAACATGAAGCTCAGCACTATTTAAGTAAAACACCAGAATCATCTGTGCAACCAAGTGAATCAATTCTTTTGGATGTTTGTACAGACTCAAAACCTATTCATCAGGAAAATGACTCACTTAGTAATAAGCCAACTATTAGTCTACCAGTTTCTACtaacaaatcaaggaaagattCTACAGAACCAAAGACATGTATAGAAagcatggaaaagaaaacaaacagtttaGTTCAGAATGGAAATGAACATTCTGATTACACTGTTTCAAATACAAGCTTGATAGACCAAAAGATGCCTGATATACAGCCAAATTCTGAAAACAATGATTTAGTAAATGGACACAGTGAAACAGAGCAAACAGATCCTGCTTTGAAAACTGATACAAGCAGAAGCAGGACAGAAAATGGTTCTGTTTTACCCAATGTTGTATCACAAGACCACAATCCTCTGCCAGTATCTCAGGCATCATCCAAACCAAATCCTACAAGTGAACATACTTCATATGGCTTAATTTTAACAAAGCCATATGTCAGACCACTGCCTCCCAGTTACCTTGATGAACGGTACCTTAGTATGCCAAAACGGAGAAAATTTCTGAATGATAGAGTAGATACCTGTTCTGATTCagataatatttataaaaaatcagcaaaaagaTTAAGATGTGGCAAATGCCTGACCACCTACTGTAATGCAGAAGCACTTGAGGCTCACCTTGCACAAGAGAAATGTCAGACACTCTTTGGATTTGATTCAGATGATGAAA gTGCCTGA
- the Znf654 gene encoding zinc finger protein 654 isoform X2: MALIKSCINHPEMSKDLYFHQALFTCLFMSPAEDQLFREHLMKTDCKNGIDIICNTEKEGKTMLALQLCESFLIPQLQNGDMYYIWELIFIWSKLQLKSNPSKQVFVDQCYQLLRTATNVRVIFPFMKIIKDEVEEEGLQICVEICGCALQLDLHDDPKTKCLIYKTIAHFLPNDLEILRICALSIFFLERSLEAYHTVEELYKRPDEEYNEGTSCVQNRVRFELLPILKKGLFFDPEFWNFVMIKKNCVALLNDKSAVKFLNESTLENSTGILKKTVEHQGLDEVLDSLIEQSTGETDDLSGAQPKDHINIKKSLTALNTSKVDHNVPRHRCMLCNKEFLGGHIVRHAQAHQKKGSFSCVICGRKFRNRGLMQKHLKNHVKKIQRQQITAAHDQEITALEEINGSSSSISFENGNLGKDMEIETLSTSSDGNKTVISEHMAELTQIPTDVPKDVTENIIENGSPNSLNNLSEPLPQCENDYEDEENEIDYEDDYDLNPETSVLHKINGTVCHPKDVYATDQEGNFKCPALGCVRIFKRIGFLNTHARTTHPTDLNVRQTVMKWSKGKCKFCQRQFEDSQHFIDHLNRHSYPNVYFCLHFNCNESFKLPFQLAQHTKSHRIFQAQCSFPECHELFEDLPLLYEHEAQHYLSKTPESSVQPSESILLDVCTDSKPIHQENDSLSNKPTISLPVSTNKSRKDSTEPKTCIESMEKKTNSLVQNGNEHSDYTVSNTSLIDQKMPDIQPNSENNDLVNGHSETEQTDPALKTDTSRSRTENGSVLPNVVSQDHNPLPVSQASSKPNPTSEHTSYGLILTKPYVRPLPPSYLDERYLSMPKRRKFLNDRVDTCSDSDNIYKKSAKRLRCGKCLTTYCNAEALEAHLAQEKCQTLFGFDSDDESA; the protein is encoded by the exons ATGGCTCTTATTAAATCATGTATAAATCATCCAGAAATGAGTAAAGACTTGTACTTCCATCAAGCACTCTTCACATGTCTGTTTATGTCACCTGCAGAAGATCAGCTATTCCGGGAG CATTTAATGAAAACTGACTGCAAGAATGGAATTGACATTATCTGTAAtactgagaaagaaggaaagacgaTGTTAGCCTTGCAACTCTGTGAATCCTTTCTTATTCCACAGCTCCAGAATGgggatatgtattatatatg GGAGTTGATTTTCATATGGAGTAAACTACAACTTAAATCTAATCCTTCAAAACAAGTTTTTGTAGATCAATGTTACCAGCTTTTAAGAACAGCAACTAATGTGAGAGTCATATTTCCATTCATGAAAATCATAAAAGATGAG gTTGAAGAAGAAGGCTTGCAAATTTGTGTTGAAATATGTGgatgtgctctacaacttgacctTCATGATGATCCCAAAACTAAGTGTCTAATTTATAAAACAATTGCACATTTTTTGCCAAACGATTTAGAGATTCTCAGGATTTGTGCACTGTCAATATTTTTCCTTGAGCGCTCTTTAGAAGCTTATCATACTGTTGAAGAACTCTATAAGCGTCCAGACGAAGAATATAATGAAGGCACGAGTTGTGTGCAAAATCGTGTTCGTTTTGAATTACTTCCAATTTTGAAAAAGGGATTGTTTTTTGATCCTGAATTTTGGAACTTTGTAATGATTAAGAAAAACTGTGTGGCATTATTGAATGATAAATCTGCAGTAAAATTTCTAAATGAAAGTACACTGGAAAATTCTACAGGTATTCTAAAAAAGACAGTGGAACATCAAGGTTTAGATGAAGTACTTGACTCTCTTATAGAGCAGAGCACTGGAGAGACTGATGATTTATCTGGAGCGCAGCCTAAAGATCATATTAATATAAAGAAAAGCCTTACAGCTCTTAATACTTCCAAAGTAGATCACAATGTCCCAAGGCATCGTTGTATGTTATGTAACAAGGAATTTCTTGGTGGTCACATTGTAAGGCATGCCCAGGCTCATCAGAAAAAAGGCAGTTTCTCATGTGTAATATGTGGTAGGAAGTTTAGAAACAGAGGACTTATgcaaaaacatttaaagaatCACGTTAAGAAAATACAGAGACAGCAAATTACTGCAGCTCATGATCAGGAAATCACTGCTTTGGAAGAAATAAATGGGTCCAGTTCTTCCATTTCATTTGAGAATGGGAATTTGGGTAAGGATATGGAAATAGAGACTTTGTCTACTTCCAGTGATGGAAACAAAACAGTCATCTCTGAACACATGGCTGAATTAACTCAAATTCCCACAGATGTACCAAAAGATGTAACTGAAAACATTATTGAAAATGGCAGTCCTAATTCTTTAAATAACCTCTCAGAACCTTTACCTCAATGTGAGAATGACtatgaagatgaagaaaatgaaattgattATGAAGATGATTATGACCTGAATCCAGAAACTTCAGTACTTCATAAAATCAATGGAACGGTGTGCCATCCGAAAGATGTGTATGCTACAGATCAAGAAGGAAACTTTAAGTGTCCTGCTCTTGGCTGtgtcagaatttttaaaagaattggaTTTCTAAATACACATGCAAGGACTACACATCCAACTGATTTAAATGTACGACAAACAGTAATGAAGTGGAgcaaaggaaaatgcaaattttGCCAAAGGCAATTTGAAGATTCCCAACATTTCATAGATCACCTTAATAGACACAGCTATCCAAATGTGTACTTCTGTTTGCATTTTAATTGCAATGAGTCCTTTAAGCTGCCATTCCAGTTGGCCCAACACACAAAAAGTCACAGGATATTTCAAGCTCAGTGTAGTTTCCCAGAATGCCATGAGCTTTTTGAAGATCTTCCTTTGCTCTATGAACATGAAGCTCAGCACTATTTAAGTAAAACACCAGAATCATCTGTGCAACCAAGTGAATCAATTCTTTTGGATGTTTGTACAGACTCAAAACCTATTCATCAGGAAAATGACTCACTTAGTAATAAGCCAACTATTAGTCTACCAGTTTCTACtaacaaatcaaggaaagattCTACAGAACCAAAGACATGTATAGAAagcatggaaaagaaaacaaacagtttaGTTCAGAATGGAAATGAACATTCTGATTACACTGTTTCAAATACAAGCTTGATAGACCAAAAGATGCCTGATATACAGCCAAATTCTGAAAACAATGATTTAGTAAATGGACACAGTGAAACAGAGCAAACAGATCCTGCTTTGAAAACTGATACAAGCAGAAGCAGGACAGAAAATGGTTCTGTTTTACCCAATGTTGTATCACAAGACCACAATCCTCTGCCAGTATCTCAGGCATCATCCAAACCAAATCCTACAAGTGAACATACTTCATATGGCTTAATTTTAACAAAGCCATATGTCAGACCACTGCCTCCCAGTTACCTTGATGAACGGTACCTTAGTATGCCAAAACGGAGAAAATTTCTGAATGATAGAGTAGATACCTGTTCTGATTCagataatatttataaaaaatcagcaaaaagaTTAAGATGTGGCAAATGCCTGACCACCTACTGTAATGCAGAAGCACTTGAGGCTCACCTTGCACAAGAGAAATGTCAGACACTCTTTGGATTTGATTCAGATGATGAAA gTGCCTGA